Proteins co-encoded in one Capsicum annuum cultivar UCD-10X-F1 chromosome 9, UCD10Xv1.1, whole genome shotgun sequence genomic window:
- the LOC107842990 gene encoding metallothionein-like protein type 2 B, producing the protein MSCCGGNCGCGSGCKCGNGCGGCKMYPDMSFTESMTTTETLVLGVGPEKTSFGAMEMGESPAENGCKCGSDCKCNPCTCNK; encoded by the exons ATGTCTTGCTGTGGAGGAAACTGCGGTTGTGGATCTGGCTGCAAGTGCGGCAATGGCTGTGGAGG ATGCAAGATGTACCCCGACATGAGCTTCACCGAGAGCATGACAACCACCGAGACTTTGGTGCTCGGGGTGGGACCTGAGAAGACAAGCTTTGGAGCCATGGAGATGGGGGAATCCCCTGCTGAGAATGGATGCAAATGTGGATCTGACTGCAAGTGCAACCCTTGCACTTGTAACAAGTGA
- the LOC107842989 gene encoding kinesin-like protein KIN-10C: MSSNFFLMFLTEVLLSPGINMQMDGLKTCQTENYSTPGKVQQLESSVVAKVRVIVRVRPFLPRERNSIDGKTISCVSVLNSECQSSDDVTVHLKDHETSRNECYKLDAFFGQEDNNISQIFSKEISPLIPGILEGRNVTVFAYGATGSGKTYTMQGSENLPGLMPLAMSSILSKIPGKSTITISYYEIYMDRCYDLLELKEKEILILDDKDGQIHLKGLAQVAISSTSEFQEAFSCAVQRRKVAHTGVNDVSSRSHAVLTIYVSTPSCDDTGNVITGKLNLIDLAGNEDNRRTCNTGIRLQESAKINQSLFALSNVIYALNNNQPRIPYRESKLTRVLQDSLGGTSRALMIACLNPGEYQESLHTVSLAARSRHISNFVASAQKGDTPKVKVDMEAKLRAWLESKGKTKSTQRIGAFDSPFTSKTPSSVGSTRKLGLFGSSSKQKSISNQGASSIKKKDPDGACRNLFKNGHRSNLVVEAWDLADTGGQRGAKKFEVFSERVVPDSNTAVNDVQTNAEEKVTIVDCFNSLGACEVTPRNVLSPINSNINNENLLAKDQTHLICNQQTPMSSFALSSFDENIPALGTPLDKFSARSSNLKNSLVQEYIELLNTASKEELMAINGIGQKMAEYIIDLRETSPMRSLDDLEKIGLTSKQVHNLFRWAARGVLG; the protein is encoded by the exons ATGAGTTCAAACTTTTTCTTAATGTTCCTTACAGAG GTTCTGTTGTCCCCCGGCATTAATATGCAAATGGATGGTCTTAAAACATGTCAAACAGAAAACTATTCAACTCCTGGGAAAGTACAGCAGCTAGAATCCTCTGTGGTCGCGAAAGTTAGAGTTATTGTTAGAGTTCGCCCCTTTCTTCCTCGAGAAAGAAACTCTATAGATGGAAAAACAATCTCTTGTGTTTCTGTTCTCAACTCAGAATGTCAGTCTTCTGATGATGTTACAGTTCATCTCAAAGATCATGAAACTAG TCGTAATGAATGCTACAAGTTGGATGCCTTCTTTGGTCAAGAAGATAACAATATAAGTCAAATATTTAGCAAAGAAATCAGTCCTTTGATCCCTGGGATATTAGAAGGCCGCAATGTCACGGTATTTGCTTATGGTGCTACAGGGAGTGGCAAAACTTACACCATGCAG GGATCTGAAAATCTCCCTGGTCTAATGCCACTTGCAATGTCCTCTATTCTCTCGAAGATTCCAGGGAAAAGTACCATAACCATTTCATACTATGAAATATACATGGATAGGTGCTATGATCTACTTGAACTTAAGGAGAAGGAAATCTTGATATTGGACGACAAAGATGGGCAGATTCATCTCAAAGGCCTTGCACAAGTTGCCATTAGTTCAACGTCAGAGTTTCAAGAAGCATTTTCCTGTGCAGTTCAGAGGAGAAAGGTTGCACATACGGGTGTTAATGATGTCTCCAGCAGGAGTCATGCAGTGCTCACAATTTATGTTTCTACTCCAAGCTGTGATGATACTGGAAATGTCATCACTGGGAAGTTGAACCTTATTGACTTGGCAG GAAACGAAGACAATAGACGAACTTGCAACACTGGAATTCGTCTACAAGAGAGTGCTAAGATCAACCAGTCCTTATTTGCACTGTCAAATGTGATTTATGCATTGAACAACAATCAACCACGAATACCTTATAGAGAAAGCAAATTGACAAGGGTATTGCAAGACTCTCTTGGAGGAACAAGCCGTGCTTTGATGATTGCTTGCTTG AACCCTGGAGAGTACCAAGAATCTCTTCATACAGTTAGCCTGGCAGCCAGGTCAAGACATATATCCAATTTTGTTGCCTCAGCACAAAAAGGAGATACTCCAAAGGTCAAAGTAGACATGGAGGCAAAGCTTCGTGCATGGCTAGAATCTAAAGGCAAGACAAAAAGTACTCAGAGAATTGGGGCATTTGATTCTCCATTTACAAGCAAAACTCCAAGTTCCGTAGGTTCTACTAGGAAGCTAGGTTTGTTTGGGAGCTCCTCCAAGCAAAAATCTATCAGTAATCAAGGCGCTTCAAGCATAAAAAAGAA GGATCCAGATGGAGCTTGtagaaatttatttaaaaatggaCATCGATCAAACTTAGTAGTGGag GCTTGGGACCTTGCTGATACTGGTGGACAAAGAGGAGCGAAGAAATTTGAAGTTTTCTCTGAAAGGGTTGTGCCTGATTCTAATACAGCAGTAAATg ATGTACAAACCAATGCAGAGGAGAAAGTGACCATCGTTGATTGTTTCAACTCCCTTGGAGCATGTGAGGTTACTCCTAGGAATGTCCTTTCTCCCATCAACTCCAACATCAACAATGAGAATTTGTTAGCGAAGGATCAAACACACCTCATCTGCAATCAGCAGACTCCCATGTCATCCTTTGCTTTAAGCAGTTTTGATGAGAATATACCAGCATTAGGAACTCCACTGGATAAATTCAGTGCACGAAGTTCTAACTTAAAG AACTCTCTTGTCCAAGAGTACATTGAGTTATTGAACACAGCCAGCAA GGAGGAACTCATGGCGATAAAC GGGATTGGACAAAAGATGGCTGAATACATTATTGATCTAAGGGAAACAAGTCCCATGAGATCA CTAGATGACTTGGAGAAGATTGGACTGACATCAAAGCAG GTTCATAACTTATTCAGGTGGGCTGCGAGAGGAGTACTGGGATGA